The following are from one region of the Pocillopora verrucosa isolate sample1 chromosome 3, ASM3666991v2, whole genome shotgun sequence genome:
- the LOC131781088 gene encoding uncharacterized protein → MAEEAKNVRRVAKSRFTRKRNELLKSISSASNHELVENNYAQFLEAWNVLETKHDLYAMLLSDDAELEAVEIWINKVQEEFTEATKAKINFINHIADVQMRARAETEQRDKANKEREQMERFFDQAMIRRETARAIFETACQSASHTLSADKVEPSTAKKLQKQIDEAFAECKLANSALLDLSTRESAANEIKWLQATQAMYNEMNTKLETHLVCEHERELQPQIKGEKSNHLQLEKIKMPRFEGELREYPSFKRDFQKQVMPHLTEDTLSYTLRSCLGKEPLAHVKSVDDDVYEMWKRLDEKYGDPAKVADVIINEIRRVRSIREGENKRFMELVGIIEDGYRDVKRLGLEAEITTTSSVSIIERKLPPDVRKEWAKLLSSDDSTVDKTNKFPSLLKFLLTQKRAIEYDDSDLRAQGPAITKAVVHYATADERHDSRSQRTYSKCVVHENSNHLTKDCRVYLDKTVSERLSTLKEKGACFSCLRTGHRSRNCRSKKDCGVNECKKKHHPTLHEEDQTETPSASAISSACSHGGNKTCILQLQQIKTSRGHANVLWDNASSISLITRDKAREERLRGTPLEISLVKVGGKEEKISSRKYKLPLIDLKGETTLVEVCEIDKITTDIQSVNMDKALDTLKIQRGDVTRPKGAVDVLIGYDYAGFHPVKERNVEHLMLLKNRFGRCIGGTHPSIREKNHKSAFDACANHLKAVKIDDFYNIERLGVSCTPRCGGCKCGKCAPGTSDYTLKEERELHLIEKGLEFNEQEKCWIAEYPWIRDPHDLPDNKRAAFGRLLSTERRLLRNPEHSRVYQNQVEEMVERGVARKLSKQELETYKGPIHYISHHDVLKPDSKSTPVRIVFNSSANYMGHVLNEYWAKGPDLLNNLVGILVRFREHEIGFIGDVKKMYHTVKTKIIEQHTHRFLWRDMNTSRDPDTYVIQRVSFGDKPSGTIATVAMRKTAELSKENYPQAANTVISNSYMDDIVDSVHSDAQAKQLTNEIEAVLVKGGFKIKGWFYSNDKTRNRDLGNPIVSHQFLPPKRGFKLASLNINSLSVHIDELRILLSDRPIDILAINETKLDDTIGDNEIHISGYESIRRDRSTNGRSGGGVCFFIRSEINYSVRSDLICEQIESLTVEIKKPRSRPFAVMTWYRPPDSSIDLFRPFEELIGKLDSENIEYYVLGDLNCNMAAPKFDKSTNILSNIADVYGLDQLITEHTRITDKSRTLIDLIFTNTPDRVVCSGVSHIGISDHSLVYVFRKVSIESTTNKHTTLRYRKFKNFNSDHFRNDIGQQDWSSIESYSDPNLMWAAWKQLFLECVNKHAPLHVKRARVSKSPWITPYLKKRMHDRDILKLKASRSKDANDWLQFKKCRNLVNNEIKKAKELFYKRALDENEGNSRQTWRIVNELMSRKTNNCSIKEIKSNGNSIYGPPEMADAFNNHFSSIGPKLASQIYSNNGPSHLHYLEGTDKRFELKCINPSKVFSLLSKLCKSKATGLDMISSRLLRECADLIADPLCFIFNQSIRSGVFPQEWKCAKVIPLFKEGDHSDLNNYRPISIVPIVAKVFERIIYDQVYGYLTENNLISNQQSGFRSLHSTVTALLEATNNWAFNIDKGSINAVVFLDLKKAFDTVDHTILMSKLFEYDKFSLVEFRKEQF, encoded by the exons ATGGCAGAAGAAGCCAAGAACGTCCGTCGCGTCGCCAAATCAAGATTCACCAGAAAAAGGAACGAACTCCTGAAGTCCATCTCATCAGCCAGCAATCACGAACTCGTGGAAAACAACTACGCTCAATTCCTGGAAGCATGGAACGTCCTGGAAACAAAGCACGATCTCTACGCGATGCTTTTATCAGACGACGCCGAGCTAGAAGCCGTCGAAATATGGATCAACAAAGTCCAGGAGGAGTTCACCGAAGCGACAAAAGCTAAGATTAACTTTATTAACCACATAGCGGACGTGCAAATGAGAGCGCGCGCAGAAACGGAACAAAGGGATAAGGCGAACAAAGAACGCGAGCAAATGGAACGATTCTTTGATCAAGCAATGATCAGACGAGAAACGGCGCGAGCCATATTTGAAACAGCTTGTCAAAGCGCTTCGCACACACTCAGCGCGGACAAAGTAGAGCCGTCTACGGCGAAGAAACTTCAGAAACAGATTGACGAAGCTTTCGCGGAATGCAAACTAGCGAATAGCGCGCTACTCGATTTATCTACGCGAGAATCTGCAGCCAATGAAATTAAATGGCTCCAAGCTACTCAAGCGATGTATAACGAGATGAACACTAAACTCGAAACACACCTCGTATGCGAACATGAACGCGAACTGCAGCCGCAGATCAAAGGAGAAAAGAGCAATCACCTACAActagagaaaatcaaaatgccCCGATTTGAAGGAGAGTTGAGAGAATATCCATCCTTCAAAAGAGACTTCCAGAAACAAGTCATGCCGCACCTTACGGAAGATACATTATCCTACACGTTGCGTTCCTGTCTCGGAAAAGAACCTTTAGCTCACGTAAAGAGCGTCGACGATGACGTTTACGAGATGTGGAAGCGACTCGACGAAAAATACGGGGACCCAGCGAAAGTCGCGGACGTGATAATTAATGAGATAAGACGCGTAAGATCCATCCGCGAAGGCGAAAACAAGCGATTCATGGAGCTGGTAGGAATCATAGAAGACGGATATCGTGACGTTAAGAGACTTGGCTTGGAAGCAGAAATAACCACAACGAGCTCAGTAAGCATCATAGAGAGAAAACTCCCGCCAGACGTACGCAAAGAATGGGCTAAACTATTAAGTTCTGACGACAGCACTGTGGACAAAACCAACAAGTTTCCGAGCCTGCTCAAATTTTTACTTACGCAAAAACGCGCTATCGAGTACGACGATTCTGATCTTCGCGCGCAGGGCCCAGCCATAACGAAGGCAGTTGTCCATTACGCCACAGCGGATGAAAGACATGACAGCCGCAGCCAGAGAACTTACAGCAAGTGCGTCGTTCACGAAAACTCGAATCATCTTACCAAGGATTGTAGAGTATACCTCGATAAAACAGTAAGCGAGAGACTGtcaacattgaaagaaaaaggtgCGTGTTTTTCCTGCCTCAGAACCGGTCACCGATCACGCAATTGCCGCTCTAAAAAGGATTGCGGCGTCAATGAATGTAAGAAGAAACATCATCCCACATTACATGAAGAAGATCAGACAGAGACTCCAAGCGCATCCGCAATATCCAGTGCATGCAGCCATGGGGGTAATAAGACCTGCATCCTCCAGTTGCaacaaataaaaacttctaGAGGACATGCAAACGTCTTGTGGGACAACGCATCATCCATTAGCCTCATAACCCGCGACAAAGCACGGGAAGAAAGACTGCGCGGAACGCCACTTGAAATCTCTCTCGTGAAGGTGGGAGGGAAGGAAGAGAAGATAAGTTCCAGAAAATACAAATTGCCGCTCATTGACCTCAAGGGCGAAACGACGCTTGTGGAAGTTTGCGAAATAGACAAAATTACCACCGACATTCAAAGTGTTAACATGGATAAGGCACTTGACACTCTCAAGATACAAAGGGGCGACGTGACTCGGCCGAAAGGCGCCGTTGACGTCCTCATTGGGTATGATTACGCAGGTTTCCACCCGGTAAAAGAGAGAAATGTCGAACACCTAATGTTATTGAAGAATCGTTTTGGACGATGTATAGGCGGGACACACCCTTCCATTCGGGAGAAGAACCACAAATCAGCATTCGACGCATGTGCAAACCACCTAAAAGCAGTCAAAATTGACGACTTCTACAATATCGAGAGATTAGGTGTTAGCTGCACGCCGCGCTGCGGAGGCTGCAAATGCGGAAAATGCGCTCCTGGAACCAGCGACTACACTCTGAAAGAAGAAAGGGAGCTCCATCTCATCGAGAAAGGCCTTGAATTTAACGAACAGGAAAAATGCTGGATCGCTGAATATCCCTGGATTCGCGACCCACACGACCTGCCAGATAACAAAAGAGCTGCCTTTGGAAGACTCTTAAGCACCGAGCGAAGATTATTGCGAAATCCCGAACATAGCAGAGTTTATCAAAATCAAGTTGAGGAAATGGTAGAACGAGGAGTAGCTAGGAAACTAAGCAAGCAAGAGCTCGAAACTTATAAAGGCCCTATCCACTACATCTCCCACCACGATGTTCTAAAGCCTGATTCGAAATCGACTCCAGTGAGAATCGTCTTTAACAGCAGCGCGAACTATATGGGACACGTCCTTAACGAGTACTGGGCAAAGGGTCCCGATCTGTTAAATAATCTTGTAGGAATCCTCGTGCGATTCAGAGAACACGAAATTGGATTCATCGGAGATGTGAAAAAGATGTATCACACCGTGAAGACCAAGATCATAGAGCAACACACGCATCGTTTTCTATGGCGCGACATGAACACAAGCAGGGATCCGGATACGTACGTTATACAAAGAGTTTCATTTGGAGACAAACCCTCGGGTACCATAGCGACCGTAGCCATGAGAAAGACAGCGGAACTATCAAAAGAGAATTATCCACAAGCCGCGAATACCGTAATATCCAACTCGTACATGGATGACATTGTAGACAGTGTACATAGCGACGCACAAGCTAAGCAACTAACTAATGAGATTGAGGCAGTCCTAGTCAAGGGCGGATTCAAGATAAAGGGTTGGTTCTATTCGAACGACAAAACA CGTAATCGTGACCTTGGAAATCCAATCGTTTCTCACCAATTTCTCCCGCCTAAAAGAGGCTTTAAATTGGCCTCGCTAAATATCAATAGTCTTTCTGTACACATTGATGAACTAAGAATTTTGCTTTCCGACAGACCTATCGATATCTTAGCCATAAATGAAACTAAATTGGATGACACAATAGGCGATaatgaaattcatatttctGGCTATGAATCTATTCGTAGAGATCGCTCTACTAACGGTAGGTCTGGAGGgggtgtttgtttttttattcgttCCGAAATCAATTATTCTGTTCGCTCTGATCTAATATGTGAACAAATAGAAAGTCTGACTGTCGAAATCAAGAAGCCCAGATCAAGGCCTTTTGCCGTTATGACCTGGTATAGACCCCCTGATTCTTCAATTGATCTTTTTAGACCATTTGAAGAACTTATTGGAAAACTAGACTCAGAAAATATCGAATATTACGTCTTAGGAGATCTGAATTGTAATATGGCCGCACCTAAGTTTGACAAAAGTACAAATATCTTATCTAATATTGCTGATGTTTACGGCCTCGACCAGTTAATAACTGAACATACTAGAATTACCGACAAATCACGTACTTTAATTGatctaatttttacaaatactcCAGATAGGGTCGTCTGCTCAGGGGTCTCACATATAGGCATCAGCGATCACAGTTTAGTTTATGTTTTTCGTAAAGTTTCTATTGAATCGACAACGAATAAGCATACTACCCTGAGATAtaggaaatttaagaattttaactcTGATCACTTTCGTAACGATATAGGTCAACAGGATTGGAGTAGCATCGAAAGCTATTCTGATCCTAATTTAATGTGGGCTGCATGGAAACAACTATTCCTGGAATGTGTAAACAAGCATGCCCCACTTCATGTAAAACGGGCGCGCGTCTCAAAGTCACCTTGGATTACACCTTACTTAAAGAAACGAATGCATGACAGAGATattcttaaattgaaagcatCGCGTTCTAAGGATGCTAATGACTGgctacaatttaaaaaatgccgcaACCTAGTTAATAACgaaatcaaaaaagcaaaagagctcttttataaAAGAGCATTAGATGAAAACGAAGGCAACTCGCGCCAGACATGGAGGATTGTAAATGAGCTCATGTCGAGGAAAACTAATAATTGTtccataaaagaaatcaaaagcaacgGTAACTCTATTTACGGCCCTCCTGAGATGGCCGATGCCTTCAACAATCACTTTTCTTCTATTGGACCCAAGCTTGCTAGCCAGATTTATTCTAATAATGGTCCATCTCACCTACATTACCTTGAGGGAACTGACAAACGTTTTGAGTTAAAATGTATTAATCCTTCTAAAGTGTTCTCACTTTTGTCTAAGCTTTGTAAATCGAAAGCCACAGGCTTAGATATGATATCTTCGCGACTTCTTAGGGAGTGCGCCGATCTGATAGCTGATccactgtgttttatttttaatcagtccATCAGATCAGGTGTTTTCCCTCAGGAATGGAAATGCGCAAAGGTTATCCCACTTTTCAAAGAGGGAGATCACTCCGACTTAAATAATTATCGCCCAATTTCTATCGTTCCTATAGTAGCTAAGGTGTTTGAGCGTATCATTTACGACCAGGTTTACGGttatctcactgaaaacaatttgatttccaaCCAGCAATCTGGTTTTCGTTCGCTCCATTCAACTGTTACTGCCTTGTTGGAGGCCACAAACAATTGGGCCTTCAACATTGATAAAGGCAGTATAAATGCAGTTGTTTTTCTCgacctaaaaaaggcttttgataccgttgaccatacaattcttatgtctaaattatttgaatatg ACAAGTTCTCACTTGTGGAATTCCGCAAGGAACAATTCTAG
- the LOC136279598 gene encoding uncharacterized protein, with protein MALEPNQQNSSTEKVLGVIWSTDKDQFRFKVGIDLTLTKAKGRIKENPTTGEITKRIILSQINRVYDPLGLAAPVTVRAKILMRQLWATEKKLGWDDPVPEKQRINWLEFFQDLRNMDQVIFPRCLKPSGALGLPTLIIFSDGSDNAYGACAYIRWTLPDNKFETRLIMSKNRLSPNRKLSIDRIELCAAVLSKRLKNFLDKESRYKFAKYYHIVDSQIVHGMIQKESYGYNTFAATRIGEIQEGTNPQDWYWVESDKNIADWITRGKRPSDIKSESDWQKGPRFLQLPESEWPISKVVHHPELPMKTALTTLAAEQDSLARRIDINRHSSYNKLLRVTARVLAMYAREPVSLKNATKTLTPDDISRAERFWIIDAQRKMLTDVKKSKYKRLCPKRREDGVIVVGHRTGKWVHLSYDKREVILIPREHRFSKLYAEHIHRKGHHGVSTTVSKIRLRFWIPQIHNIVKSIRYNCVTCKKLDENLNKQVMGQLPEERLMPSPPWHSTAIDLFGPFKIRDQVKKRTIGKCYGVLFNCMSTRAVHIDLVDDYSTEAFLLALRRFTSLRGYPAKLYSDNGPQLVAASEELQNMTKKWNLKELETFGVNEGLKWEFPSADAPWQNGISEALIKSIKRAITTAIGQSVMTFPELQTVLYEVSNLVNERPIGRHPTSPEDGAYLCPNDILLGRSSTKVPNGPFNESADPRKRFYFIQNVVDAFWSRWTRDYFPSLLARQKWHTCKRDVMVGDIVLIQDSNQIRGKWKLGRVIAANPGKDGKIRKVTIQYKNPAPNEKVGIYKGRGYSTIERPVQRLIVLVPFHDDEDSKDIK; from the coding sequence atgGCTTTAGAACCCAACCAGCAAAATTCATCAACAGAGAAAGTACTCGGCGTCATTTGGAGTACAGACAAGGATCAATTCCGGTTTAAAGTGGGAATAGACTTAACTCTGACGAAAGCCAAAGGACGCATCAAAGAAAACCCAACTACTGGCGAAATAACGAAGAGGATTATCCTCTCACAGATAAACCGCGTGTATGACCCTCTTGGTCTAGCAGCTCCCGTTACGGTCAGAGCGAAGATTTTGATGCGCCAGCTTTGGGCAACAGAAAAGAAACTCGGCTGGGACGACCCTGTCCCTGAGAAGCAAAGGATTAACTGGCTGGAATTCTTCCAAGATCTGCGCAATATGGATCAAGTTATATTTCCAAGATGCCTCAAACCATCAGGTGCACTCGGTCTGCCGACTCTTATCATATTCAGTGACGGGTCAGACAACGCTTACGGAGCATGTGCTTACATCAGGTGGACATTACCGGACAACAAATTTGAAACCAGACTGATCATGTCAAAGAACCGACTCTCGCCAAACAGGAAATTATCGATCGATCGAATTGAACTTTGTGCGGCAGTCTTAAGCAAAAGGCTTAAAAACTTTCTGGACAAAGAATCCCGCTACAAGTTTGCGAAATACTACCACATAGTCGATTCTCAAATAGTGCACGGGATGATCCAAAAGGAATCTTACGGCTACAATACATTCGCCGCTACTCGCATCGGAGAGATACAGGAAGGTACCAATCCCCAAGACTGGTATTGGGTCGAGAGTGATAAAAACATCGCCGATTGGATAACACGAGGTAAGCGACCAAGCGATATCAAAAGCGAAAGCGACTGGCAAAAGGGACCTAGATTTCTACAACTCCCGGAATCAGAATGGCCAATAAGTAAAGTAGTCCATCACCCAGAGTTACCAATGAAAACGGCATTAACAACACTTGCTGCAGAACAGGACTCGCTCGCGAGAAGAATTGATATAAACAGACATTCAAGTTACAACAAACTGTTAAGAGTAACAGCACGTGTATTAGCCATGTATGCAAGAGAACCAGTTAGTCTGAAGAATGCGACAAAGACCCTGACGCCGGACGATATTTCTAGAGCAGAAAGGTTTTGGATCATTGACGCGCAAAGAAAAATGCTTACAGACGTcaaaaaatctaaatataaGCGTTTGTGTCCAAAGCGCAGAGAAGATGGAGTAATAGTGGTTGGTCATCGGACCGGCAAATGGGTGCACTTGAGTTACGATAAGAGAGAAGTGATCCTCATTCCTCGTGAGCATCGTTTCTCCAAGCTTTATGCGGAACATATACATCGAAAAGGTCACCATGGCGTGTCGACGACCGTAAGCAAAATTCGATTACGATTCTGGATTCCTCAGATTCATAACATAGTAAAGTCCATTAGATACAACTGCGTCACTTGCAAGAAACTGGACGAAAACCTCAACAAGCAGGTCATGGGACAGCTTCCAGAAGAGAGACTTATGCCCTCACCACCCTGGCATAGTACAGCCATCGACCTTTTCGGACCGTTTAAAATAAGAGACCAGGTAAAGAAGCGAACAATCGGAAAGTGTTATGGGGTATTGTTCAACTGTATGAGCACAAGAGCAGTTCATATTGACTTGGTAGACGATTACAGTACAGAGGCATTTCTACTTGCACTGAGACGGTTTACATCTCTCAGAGGATATCCTGCAAAGCTATACTCTGATAATGGTCCGCAGTTGGTAGCAGCTAGTGAAGAACTCCAGAATATGACGAAGAAATGGAACTTAAAAGAACTCGAAACATTTGGAGTGAACGAAGGATTAAAGTGGGAATTCCCATCCGCGGACGCACCATGGCAGAACGGAATATCAGAAGCCCTTATAAAATCGATAAAGCGAGCTATTACTACAGCGATCGGACAGAGCGTTATGACATTTCCAGAACTTCAGACAGTCCTTTACGAAGTATCTAATTTAGTCAACGAGAGGCCGATCGGTCGTCATCCAACTTCACCTGAAGACGGAGCATATCTCTGCCCGAATGACATCTTGTTAGGACGTTCTTCAACAAAGGTTCCTAACGGGCCATTTAATGAAAGCGCAGACCCCAGAAAGCGCTTTTACTTCATACAAAACGTTGTTGACGCATTCTGGAGCAGATGGACACGAGACTATTTCCCAAGCTTGCTCGCACGCCAGAAATGGCATACTTGTAAACGTGATGTCATGGTCGGCGATATCGTGTTAATTCAAGACAGTAACCAGATAAGGGGGAAATGGAAGCTCGGACGCGTCATAGCAGCTAACCCCGGAAAAGATGGCAAGATCAGAAAAGTTACAATTCAGTACAAGAATCCAGCGCCGAATGAAAAAGTTGGTATATACAAGGGTCGAGGATATTCAACAATCGAGCGACCTGTACAGCGTCTAATCGTACTGGTTCCTTTCCACGATGATGAAGATTCAAAGGACATTAAATGA